In Phaeobacter porticola, one DNA window encodes the following:
- a CDS encoding AMP-binding protein — translation MTCFAVATSDSTEAHARLREIFAAFEGDSRPAYCVAGAELSFAVLFDHARALGQRLHEQTSGGRHKPVLIHGHKDIRYPVAYWACLLAGRTLIPVEPETPASRIKQIAETCGASTLLIAAPGGTDLSGVLSSTSLAMVPVPDPLGPIPEGLRDASQTDVIKDQDLAYLMFSSGTLGQPKGIGITYANLVDFIDWLDVLYPENIEMTGVSGVIRHCFDVSLFELWMSWTRRLPLVALDHADFANSTAYINRLAEQGTSLWVSTPSITRLFLTNRRFNAGQLPKLRNFVFCGEVLTKKIVTALFERFPGCRITNTYGPTECTVAVTSVDITEQHLQADQDLPIGAARPGTGLEVAALADDLPGGELLIRGASVGAGYVGLPEKTKAAFPEAGLYRTGDRACLAKDGLWYFAGRIDREVKIQGVRINLNDVETHLRNLPGVEDAVVEPQMLRGVPHALSAYVLGVRALADLQHLPATLAAELPPYLVPRYWYADFPAGLNQNSKFDRARLANAAADARLRHIHMPSSVAKIAQEEPA, via the coding sequence GTCGCCGGGGCCGAGTTGAGCTTTGCGGTGCTCTTTGATCATGCCCGCGCTCTTGGTCAGCGGTTACATGAACAGACCAGCGGTGGCCGTCACAAGCCGGTTCTGATTCATGGCCACAAGGATATTCGCTATCCCGTTGCCTACTGGGCCTGTCTGCTGGCCGGGCGCACCCTGATCCCGGTTGAGCCGGAAACGCCTGCGTCGCGCATTAAGCAGATTGCCGAAACCTGTGGAGCTTCCACACTGCTGATCGCAGCGCCTGGCGGGACCGATCTGTCGGGGGTTCTGTCGTCAACCTCACTCGCGATGGTGCCGGTGCCGGATCCACTTGGCCCAATCCCTGAGGGGCTGCGGGACGCATCGCAGACCGATGTCATCAAGGACCAAGATCTGGCCTATTTGATGTTCTCTTCCGGCACGTTGGGGCAGCCCAAAGGCATCGGCATCACCTATGCCAATCTTGTGGACTTTATCGACTGGCTAGATGTGCTCTACCCAGAAAATATCGAGATGACTGGTGTCTCTGGCGTGATCCGCCATTGCTTTGATGTGTCCTTGTTTGAACTGTGGATGTCGTGGACACGTCGTCTCCCGTTGGTTGCGTTGGATCATGCGGATTTTGCCAATTCGACGGCTTATATCAACCGTTTGGCAGAGCAGGGCACTAGCCTTTGGGTCTCAACCCCGTCTATTACGCGCCTGTTTCTCACAAACCGCCGGTTCAACGCCGGTCAGCTGCCAAAACTACGTAACTTTGTGTTCTGCGGCGAGGTTCTGACCAAGAAAATTGTCACTGCGCTGTTTGAGCGGTTTCCCGGATGCCGGATTACCAACACCTATGGCCCGACCGAATGTACGGTTGCCGTCACATCTGTGGATATCACCGAGCAGCATTTGCAAGCCGATCAGGATCTGCCCATTGGTGCTGCCCGGCCGGGAACCGGTTTGGAGGTTGCGGCATTGGCAGACGACCTTCCGGGAGGTGAACTTCTGATCCGGGGCGCCAGTGTTGGCGCAGGTTATGTCGGTTTGCCGGAAAAAACCAAAGCGGCCTTTCCCGAAGCCGGACTTTACCGAACCGGGGACCGCGCATGTCTGGCCAAGGACGGACTGTGGTACTTCGCAGGGCGTATCGACCGAGAGGTCAAAATCCAAGGCGTCCGCATCAACCTCAATGATGTGGAAACCCATCTGCGCAATCTGCCAGGGGTGGAGGATGCCGTGGTCGAACCGCAGATGTTGCGCGGCGTGCCACACGCTTTGTCGGCCTATGTGCTGGGGGTGCGTGCGCTTGCGGATCTGCAGCACCTGCCGGCGACCCTCGCGGCGGAATTACCGCCCTATTTGGTGCCGCGATATTGGTATGCGGATTTCCCCGCGGGCCTGAACCAGAATTCCAAATTTGATCGTGCAAGACTGGCAAACGCGGCAGCAGATGCCCGCCTGCGCCATATCCATATGCCATCTAGCGTTGCCAAAATCGCACAGGAGGAACCCGCATGA
- a CDS encoding cytochrome P450 gives MTRKEIPIFDANSTMFQNIGLLKVAETATRQHGDIVAIRVSDTRDLYIAGSPECFHYWRGHQGHFQTDLGDIASNQAITRMLLGDELQDPRWSDVWVLTANRMSAIARDFDGWLETALADATRTLIAELPQDGTAADLRDICRDWSIRAVCPAIFGADLDVAEIAQGVADVEGFYFAMSTKDAAETADHETLAEFKAARGFLDKAITTALRNSTPSDPNLIAQIATVIPQDVSEADRLNLLRPTVGHVITEKLNIGGLSLLWTLVQLAQDPQLAADISAECHGNDPLTMRDADSPLALSSVKEGLRLFPELPFIYRITSEEVPIGDYVIPSGATVVFAPWLVHRDPRFWESPKRFQGDRFLDEAQHRAHYYPFGVGARIRSRANFMLHQLTLAARSICAAHSLALSPDCPRGNIRPLLRSALIPRGVVPVVFAPRDASAMAADDQSFADATQ, from the coding sequence ATGACCCGCAAGGAGATCCCGATCTTCGATGCCAATTCAACCATGTTTCAGAACATTGGTTTGTTGAAAGTGGCAGAAACCGCGACCCGGCAGCATGGCGATATCGTGGCCATTCGTGTCAGCGACACCCGTGATCTCTATATCGCGGGCAGTCCTGAGTGTTTTCACTACTGGCGTGGCCATCAGGGGCATTTCCAGACCGACCTTGGTGATATTGCCAGCAATCAGGCCATCACGCGCATGTTGCTGGGCGATGAGCTGCAGGATCCCCGCTGGAGCGATGTGTGGGTGCTTACGGCCAACCGCATGTCGGCGATTGCGCGGGACTTTGATGGCTGGCTAGAAACCGCCCTTGCAGACGCAACCCGCACGTTGATCGCCGAACTGCCGCAGGATGGTACAGCGGCGGATCTACGCGATATCTGTCGTGACTGGTCTATCCGCGCGGTGTGCCCAGCGATTTTTGGCGCTGATCTGGATGTGGCTGAGATCGCGCAGGGGGTTGCCGATGTCGAAGGCTTCTACTTCGCCATGAGCACAAAAGATGCCGCCGAGACCGCCGACCATGAAACTCTGGCCGAGTTTAAGGCCGCACGCGGCTTTCTGGACAAGGCCATCACAACCGCTTTGCGCAACAGCACACCGTCTGATCCTAATTTGATTGCGCAGATCGCAACGGTCATTCCGCAGGATGTGTCCGAGGCAGATCGGCTCAATCTGTTGCGGCCAACCGTGGGCCATGTGATCACCGAAAAGCTAAATATCGGCGGTCTGAGCCTGTTGTGGACCTTGGTGCAACTTGCCCAGGATCCACAGCTGGCCGCAGACATCAGTGCGGAATGTCACGGCAATGATCCATTGACGATGCGGGATGCCGACAGCCCCCTGGCGCTGTCCTCGGTCAAGGAAGGGCTGAGATTGTTCCCGGAGTTGCCGTTCATTTACCGTATCACCAGCGAAGAGGTCCCCATTGGCGACTATGTGATCCCCTCCGGGGCGACGGTTGTCTTCGCGCCATGGCTGGTGCACCGCGACCCGCGGTTCTGGGAGTCCCCTAAACGTTTTCAAGGGGATCGCTTCCTTGATGAAGCACAGCACCGCGCCCACTACTACCCCTTCGGGGTTGGCGCCCGCATTCGCTCGCGTGCCAATTTTATGCTGCATCAGCTGACCTTGGCCGCGCGATCCATCTGCGCGGCGCACAGTCTGGCACTCTCGCCTGATTGTCCGCGCGGCAACATTCGCCCGCTGTTGCGCTCGGCGCTTATTCCGCGCGGCGTCGTTCCGGTGGTCTTTGCTCCGCGTGACGCATCAGCAATGGCTGCGGACGATCAATCATTCGCTGATGCCACTCAATGA
- a CDS encoding AMP-binding protein gives MFETFIADLRETLLSQPDRPALITSEEVISFGSLARRVEGILRALDDMPPGLSLIVGHKEPDCIAAMIACAIAGRAFAFADRSTPMDRLEQIASTAAASHILAFGQETLLGGLPVQTLKDLPTRTPQLELGAALSEEGPFYVIFTSGSTGTPKGVPISRGNYMALHRWYTPLLGAVRPEGAHVNHASMAFDMGMFDLWPTLSLGRPVHLLNHANNIMPRNNIRHLTRVDVASPASWASTPSLLQLMCTDPQFTAENLPDLRFFVVGGEMLPGALVQELQTRFPQAQVLNGYGPSEATCATHLYPISVADAGADGAMKIGCAVGENRMQIIDADGEDVPAGEQGELVLSGPQVISHYLPRDHPANAALNQEDGINTYRTGDLARLDVDGNLILLGRIDRQVKLLGNRIELNEIERIAEGYSAVRKAVCLPQKDAADRVTGLQLFVEPLAGATCERDGLFAHMGKHLSAQVLPRDLRIVSAFPVTSNGKLDTRSLLELPTARTPSRGIAASDTGLMAEAVK, from the coding sequence ATGTTTGAGACATTTATTGCAGACCTCCGTGAAACCCTGCTCTCGCAACCGGACCGCCCGGCATTGATCACCTCTGAGGAGGTGATCAGTTTTGGCAGCTTGGCTCGCCGGGTTGAAGGCATCCTGCGCGCGCTCGACGATATGCCGCCGGGGCTCAGCCTGATTGTCGGTCATAAGGAACCGGATTGCATTGCCGCGATGATTGCCTGCGCCATTGCTGGGCGCGCTTTTGCCTTTGCCGACCGCTCCACGCCGATGGACCGCTTGGAACAGATCGCCAGCACCGCCGCGGCCAGTCATATCTTGGCCTTTGGCCAGGAAACTCTGCTAGGTGGTTTGCCGGTCCAGACGCTAAAGGACCTGCCGACACGCACGCCTCAGCTGGAATTGGGAGCTGCGCTCTCTGAGGAGGGACCCTTCTATGTGATTTTCACCTCCGGCAGCACCGGCACGCCAAAGGGGGTGCCGATTTCACGGGGCAACTATATGGCGCTGCACCGTTGGTATACGCCGCTACTGGGGGCTGTCAGACCGGAGGGGGCGCATGTGAACCATGCCAGCATGGCCTTTGACATGGGCATGTTTGATCTCTGGCCAACCCTGTCTCTGGGGCGTCCTGTGCATTTGCTCAACCATGCAAACAACATTATGCCCCGCAACAACATCCGTCATCTGACCCGCGTTGATGTGGCCTCTCCGGCGTCTTGGGCGTCGACCCCTTCGCTGTTGCAATTGATGTGCACGGACCCGCAGTTCACCGCTGAAAACCTGCCGGATCTGCGCTTTTTCGTGGTCGGCGGTGAGATGCTGCCGGGTGCGCTGGTCCAGGAACTACAGACCCGCTTTCCGCAGGCTCAGGTGCTGAATGGCTATGGCCCGTCCGAGGCGACTTGTGCGACGCATCTCTACCCGATCAGCGTCGCAGATGCTGGTGCAGATGGCGCGATGAAAATCGGCTGCGCGGTTGGGGAAAACCGGATGCAGATCATCGACGCAGACGGTGAAGACGTTCCCGCAGGCGAGCAAGGCGAGCTGGTCTTGTCCGGCCCGCAGGTTATCAGCCACTATTTGCCTCGGGATCACCCCGCCAATGCCGCACTTAACCAAGAGGACGGCATCAATACCTATCGCACCGGTGATCTCGCCCGTCTTGATGTGGATGGAAATCTGATCCTGCTGGGCCGGATCGACCGGCAGGTCAAACTTCTGGGCAACCGGATAGAATTGAACGAAATCGAGCGTATCGCAGAAGGCTACTCAGCTGTACGCAAAGCTGTCTGCCTGCCGCAAAAAGACGCCGCCGACCGCGTCACCGGGTTGCAGCTCTTTGTAGAGCCTCTGGCCGGGGCCACCTGTGAACGGGATGGCTTGTTTGCCCATATGGGCAAACATCTCTCGGCGCAGGTGCTACCGCGTGATCTGCGGATTGTGTCGGCTTTTCCGGTGACCAGCAATGGCAAGCTGGACACGCGCAGCCTGCTGGAGCTGCCGACTGCACGGACCCCCTCGCGCGGCATCGCGGCATCTGACACGGGTTTGATGGCGGAGGCTGTGAAATGA
- a CDS encoding LLM class flavin-dependent oxidoreductase: MKLFTTAPPSVRSSAGDYLSRIADIARWHEDAGVEGMLIYTDNSLMDPWTVAQATIERTSKFVPLVATQPLYMHPLAVARKISSLGFLYGRKLALNMVAGGFVRDLKQLGDQAEHDPRYDRLTEYSQIMMALLHGETVTLAGEYYQVEGLRLEPALDEALMPDLFVSGMSPACQATAATLGATRLSYTKPREQLDQAAVAGKNLGVRFGVIARPRSEDAWEEARARFPADRRGQLAHRMAQGTSDSIWHQQISAVAEELEDARSGAYWLFPIKNYKTFCPYLVGSYEEVADYIQSYISLGFETLILDVPQGRDDLAHTMRAFDLCQQPVV, translated from the coding sequence ATGAAACTCTTTACCACGGCTCCCCCCTCTGTTCGGTCCAGCGCAGGGGATTATCTGAGCAGGATTGCCGATATCGCCCGCTGGCATGAGGATGCAGGCGTTGAGGGCATGTTGATCTACACAGACAATTCGTTGATGGACCCATGGACGGTCGCCCAGGCAACCATTGAACGCACATCCAAATTTGTGCCATTGGTCGCAACCCAGCCGCTTTATATGCATCCGTTGGCAGTGGCGCGAAAAATCTCATCGCTGGGGTTCCTCTACGGACGCAAACTGGCGTTGAATATGGTTGCAGGCGGGTTCGTGCGGGATCTCAAACAGCTTGGCGATCAGGCCGAACATGATCCGCGCTATGATCGGCTGACCGAATACAGCCAGATCATGATGGCATTGTTGCACGGCGAAACCGTGACGCTGGCTGGGGAATACTACCAGGTTGAGGGGCTGCGACTGGAGCCTGCGCTGGACGAGGCGCTGATGCCGGATCTCTTTGTGTCCGGTATGTCACCCGCCTGCCAGGCCACAGCCGCGACGCTGGGGGCCACAAGGTTGAGCTACACAAAACCGCGCGAGCAGCTGGATCAAGCCGCAGTTGCGGGCAAAAACCTTGGCGTGCGATTTGGCGTGATTGCCCGTCCACGCAGCGAAGACGCCTGGGAGGAAGCCCGTGCGCGGTTCCCGGCCGACCGGCGCGGCCAATTGGCCCATCGCATGGCACAGGGGACATCCGATTCCATCTGGCACCAGCAGATCTCAGCCGTGGCCGAAGAACTGGAAGATGCGCGGTCCGGGGCCTATTGGCTGTTTCCGATCAAGAACTACAAGACCTTCTGCCCGTATCTTGTCGGCAGCTACGAAGAGGTAGCAGACTACATCCAAAGCTATATTTCGCTGGGGTTTGAAACGCTGATCCTTGACGTGCCGCAAGGGCGCGACGATCTGGCCCACACCATGCGGGCCTTCGATCTTTGCCAGCAACCGGTGGTGTGA
- a CDS encoding acyl-CoA dehydrogenase family protein — protein MFKRTLFEADHETLRHQIADFLETQVVPDHPQWVADRQAPRAIWQQAGAAGLLCRTIPTDCGGHGGDFRDSVVIIEEIAKRRLCGLLTFLQSDIVAPYLHRLGNEVQRQEYLPGLCSGRRIGAIALTEPQGGSDLHALSCAAEQDGDEIVLTGEKTHISNGSQADLIIVAARKGGTDGGTGQPTGFDMVLVDADAPGLTRSRINKTGMPALDTSHLRFDGCRVPQGNLLGASGMGFFYLVSFLSIERLVLAVYAQAMTETLLQETVKLCSTRQTGQGTTLDYQATQFRLADLYGEAMANRSFVDSCITDHLAGRLDNRNACIAKLRSTETLAAIAAAKLQLSGARGYCTEGPDTATQDVLDSAIQTIWGGSSEVMRNVVGSSLANIL, from the coding sequence ATGTTCAAACGCACTCTATTCGAAGCAGATCATGAAACCCTGCGCCACCAGATTGCTGACTTTCTGGAGACACAGGTGGTGCCGGATCACCCGCAATGGGTGGCGGATCGACAGGCTCCACGTGCGATCTGGCAACAGGCTGGTGCGGCAGGGTTGCTCTGTCGTACCATCCCCACCGACTGCGGCGGGCACGGTGGCGATTTTCGGGACTCAGTGGTCATCATTGAAGAAATCGCCAAACGGCGGCTCTGCGGTCTTTTGACCTTTCTTCAAAGCGATATTGTCGCCCCCTATCTGCACCGCTTGGGGAATGAGGTTCAGCGGCAGGAATATCTGCCGGGCCTGTGTTCAGGGCGGCGCATTGGGGCGATTGCCTTGACCGAACCGCAAGGCGGCTCCGATCTGCATGCGCTGAGCTGCGCGGCAGAACAGGACGGTGACGAGATTGTCCTGACGGGGGAGAAGACACATATCTCAAACGGCTCTCAGGCCGATCTCATTATCGTGGCCGCCCGTAAGGGGGGCACGGATGGGGGGACCGGACAACCCACGGGCTTTGACATGGTGCTAGTGGATGCCGACGCACCCGGCCTGACGCGCAGCCGGATCAACAAAACCGGGATGCCTGCGCTTGACACCAGCCATTTGCGGTTTGACGGTTGTCGCGTGCCACAGGGCAATCTCTTGGGGGCCAGCGGCATGGGGTTCTTCTATCTGGTGAGCTTCCTGAGCATCGAACGGCTGGTGCTTGCGGTCTATGCTCAGGCCATGACAGAGACGCTGCTGCAAGAGACGGTGAAGCTGTGCAGTACACGCCAGACCGGGCAGGGAACGACATTGGATTATCAGGCAACGCAATTCCGGCTGGCTGATCTCTATGGTGAGGCCATGGCCAACAGATCCTTTGTCGACAGCTGCATTACAGATCATCTGGCCGGACGGTTGGACAATCGCAATGCCTGTATCGCCAAACTGCGCAGTACCGAGACCTTGGCTGCGATTGCGGCGGCGAAACTGCAACTATCTGGTGCCCGCGGCTATTGCACGGAGGGACCTGACACCGCAACGCAGGACGTGCTCGACAGTGCGATTCAAACCATCTGGGGCGGCAGCAGCGAAGTGATGCGCAATGTGGTGGGAAGCAGCCTCGCAAACATCCTGTGA
- a CDS encoding 4'-phosphopantetheinyl transferase family protein, with protein MPASDHHVPVPALQPGQVHLWQGTVGCGALADLDPTVLSPSEQARMASIANTDARALYAASHVALRHVLAAYDGRPARNLRFRTAEGGKPGLVDGRGLSFNLSHSGQMLLIAVADDCELGVDIEQQRGGHRSEAVARRFFAPEEYTALATCPVHLRSDYFTQIWALKEAYIKATGQGLAQPLQGFAVQCLEDRAELMRCDIGRPDDWTLVTWTPTPGYKAALAAQRPALEVHHFDLSEADIPSPAGSLFRKPHSGRP; from the coding sequence ATGCCCGCGTCTGATCATCATGTCCCGGTCCCCGCATTGCAACCGGGGCAGGTTCACCTGTGGCAGGGGACTGTGGGCTGCGGCGCTTTGGCTGATCTTGACCCAACCGTCCTGTCACCGTCAGAGCAGGCGCGAATGGCCAGCATCGCAAACACCGACGCGCGCGCGCTTTATGCCGCGTCGCATGTGGCCCTGCGACATGTTCTTGCAGCCTATGATGGCCGTCCGGCCAGAAACCTCAGGTTCAGGACCGCTGAAGGGGGTAAGCCAGGGCTTGTTGACGGGCGCGGGCTGTCATTTAACCTGTCGCATTCCGGGCAGATGCTGCTGATCGCGGTGGCCGACGATTGCGAGCTGGGCGTCGATATTGAACAACAGCGAGGCGGCCACAGGTCCGAGGCCGTCGCCCGCCGTTTCTTTGCGCCCGAAGAATATACTGCGCTGGCAACATGTCCTGTACATCTGAGGTCAGACTATTTCACCCAGATATGGGCGCTGAAAGAGGCCTATATCAAGGCCACGGGGCAGGGGCTTGCGCAGCCACTGCAGGGATTTGCGGTCCAGTGTCTTGAGGACCGTGCCGAGCTTATGCGCTGTGACATAGGCAGGCCTGATGATTGGACATTGGTCACCTGGACACCGACACCCGGATACAAGGCTGCTCTGGCCGCTCAACGACCGGCGCTCGAGGTCCATCATTTCGATCTTTCTGAGGCAGACATCCCCAGCCCAGCAGGTTCTCTTTTCCGCAAACCACATTCTGGCCGTCCTTAA
- a CDS encoding helix-turn-helix domain-containing protein, translating to MIFIPIEFMFSAQMLFLFIHVVRNDDSANKNRPFLILILLSAVQSFLLGLRWGYDVEATSYIVPILATLVPALVYAGVLNVVERDRWPMAPRLAVHYLPTVLVIGLTFVWREAVDIVVVVTFLSYAVVILRLLLPGTDALGITPLDGADSTYRAIFFAALSLLSFALLDTILFLSFMWKHVEYVPSVILFANFAALVMLGLAATLASNSRSAPETPQQPRRIEEEEELSGSATIVRIEELMNDDKVYRDANLNLERLARKALIPSRQISQAINRSAGMNVSQYVNGYRIAEACDLLQATRRSVTDIMFDVGFQTKSNFNREFRRVTGMTPQAWRNKYTPGCDGAEAASNPSCAPQ from the coding sequence ATGATTTTTATCCCGATCGAATTCATGTTTTCAGCACAGATGCTGTTTCTATTCATCCATGTCGTCAGAAATGATGACTCGGCGAATAAGAACAGACCTTTTCTGATACTCATTCTCTTGAGCGCGGTTCAATCGTTTCTGCTGGGCTTGCGCTGGGGCTATGACGTCGAGGCCACATCCTACATCGTACCGATCCTCGCCACGCTGGTACCGGCTTTGGTTTATGCCGGTGTTTTGAATGTGGTGGAGCGCGACCGCTGGCCGATGGCGCCGCGGCTGGCGGTGCATTACCTGCCAACGGTTCTGGTGATCGGGTTGACGTTTGTGTGGCGCGAGGCCGTCGATATCGTCGTTGTCGTCACTTTTCTGTCTTATGCTGTAGTTATTTTGCGATTGCTGTTGCCGGGTACAGACGCGCTTGGGATTACGCCGCTGGATGGTGCGGACTCCACCTACCGGGCCATCTTCTTTGCTGCATTGTCGCTGCTATCTTTTGCCCTCCTCGACACGATCCTGTTTCTCAGTTTTATGTGGAAACATGTTGAGTATGTTCCTTCCGTCATCCTGTTTGCGAATTTTGCGGCGCTGGTGATGCTTGGCCTTGCGGCAACCCTTGCCAGCAACAGCCGCAGCGCGCCTGAAACCCCGCAACAACCCCGCCGGATCGAAGAGGAAGAAGAGCTGAGCGGTTCTGCCACAATCGTGCGTATTGAAGAGCTGATGAACGATGACAAGGTCTACCGCGACGCCAACCTGAACCTGGAAAGACTGGCGCGCAAGGCGCTGATCCCATCTCGCCAGATCTCTCAGGCAATCAACCGGTCCGCTGGCATGAATGTGTCGCAATACGTCAATGGCTACCGCATCGCAGAGGCCTGCGACCTGTTGCAGGCAACCCGTCGTTCGGTAACGGACATCATGTTCGATGTCGGGTTCCAGACCAAATCCAACTTTAATCGGGAATTCCGGCGGGTCACAGGGATGACCCCGCAGGCATGGCGGAACAAATACACACCTGGGTGCGACGGGGCAGAGGCCGCATCAAACCCAAGCTGTGCGCCTCAATAA
- a CDS encoding FadR/GntR family transcriptional regulator, which translates to MKLDPKSAADLSAQIAQSIRDAIVSGALIVDERLPSEAEMAEQFQVSRPTVREALKRLAAQSLIRTQRGATGGAFVNRLNFEEAYAQQITTSTLLLSMNAVSFDTACEARYALERACAPLAATRRTADHLATMRAEIFRQGQPGLSDEAFCASDVTFHRALVDAAGNPVLSYQLAGAVEAMQPLMNMITFTARDRARIVALHGAIADAIEACDEVAASAGLTELDEETRALAAAVFARRARETPNVVKA; encoded by the coding sequence ATGAAGCTGGACCCAAAAAGCGCGGCGGATCTCTCTGCCCAGATTGCCCAGTCTATCCGCGACGCGATTGTGAGTGGCGCATTGATTGTCGACGAACGTTTGCCGTCGGAGGCCGAGATGGCAGAGCAATTTCAGGTCTCGCGACCCACCGTGCGCGAGGCGTTGAAGCGGCTGGCGGCGCAATCACTGATCCGCACCCAGCGCGGGGCCACAGGCGGGGCCTTTGTCAATCGGCTGAATTTTGAGGAGGCTTATGCGCAGCAGATCACCACATCAACGTTGCTGCTGAGCATGAATGCCGTCAGTTTCGACACCGCCTGCGAGGCCCGCTACGCGCTGGAGCGCGCCTGCGCCCCGCTGGCGGCCACCCGGCGCACGGCGGATCACCTTGCCACCATGCGGGCAGAGATTTTCCGACAGGGCCAGCCCGGTCTTTCGGATGAGGCGTTTTGTGCGTCTGATGTGACCTTTCACCGGGCACTCGTGGATGCGGCGGGCAATCCGGTTTTGTCCTATCAGCTGGCCGGCGCCGTAGAGGCGATGCAGCCGCTGATGAATATGATCACTTTCACCGCGCGGGACCGCGCCCGGATTGTTGCTTTGCATGGCGCCATTGCGGATGCCATTGAGGCCTGCGACGAGGTTGCCGCCAGCGCTGGGCTGACTGAATTGGACGAGGAGACGCGCGCGCTTGCCGCTGCGGTTTTTGCCCGGCGCGCCCGCGAGACCCCAAACGTTGTAAAAGCCTGA
- the acuI gene encoding acryloyl-CoA reductase, with translation MFNALLVTKDEDSGKTAAAVTELSLDQLPEGEVTVAVDYSTVNYKDGLCIGPGGGLVRKYPHVPGIDFAGTVEASSDDRYRPGDKVVLTGWRVGEAHWGGYAQKANVRADWLVPLPEGIDTRQAMAVGTAGFTAMLSVMALEDHGLTPGHGPVLVTGAAGGVGSVATAILSNLGYEVAAVTGRPETSGYLTSLGATQIVPREELNETVKRPLESENWAGCIDAVGGAMLARVLGQMKYGASVAAVGLAGGADLPATVIPFLLRGVNLLGIDSVMQPYDNRLRAWQRIATDLPMDKLEAMVKPATLSDLPQLGADILKGQVKGRVVVDVNA, from the coding sequence ATGTTCAATGCATTGCTTGTGACCAAGGATGAGGACAGCGGCAAGACTGCTGCGGCTGTGACAGAGCTGAGCCTGGATCAACTGCCTGAGGGTGAGGTGACCGTCGCCGTTGATTATTCCACCGTCAACTACAAAGACGGCCTTTGCATCGGGCCGGGCGGGGGACTGGTGCGCAAGTACCCGCATGTGCCGGGTATTGATTTCGCAGGCACGGTGGAGGCCTCCAGCGATGACCGCTACCGGCCCGGCGACAAGGTCGTGCTGACCGGCTGGCGCGTGGGAGAGGCCCATTGGGGCGGCTATGCGCAAAAGGCAAATGTGCGCGCCGATTGGCTGGTGCCGCTGCCGGAGGGGATCGACACGCGTCAGGCGATGGCAGTGGGCACCGCAGGTTTTACTGCCATGCTGTCGGTGATGGCGCTGGAGGATCACGGGCTGACGCCAGGCCACGGTCCGGTTTTGGTCACTGGTGCTGCGGGCGGTGTCGGCTCGGTTGCCACCGCCATCCTGTCGAACCTCGGCTACGAGGTGGCAGCGGTCACCGGTCGGCCAGAGACCTCCGGCTATCTGACCAGCCTGGGTGCCACCCAGATTGTGCCGCGCGAAGAGCTGAACGAAACCGTGAAGCGCCCGCTGGAGAGTGAGAACTGGGCGGGCTGTATTGATGCCGTCGGCGGCGCAATGCTGGCGCGTGTTCTGGGCCAGATGAAATATGGCGCGTCCGTTGCTGCGGTTGGGCTGGCGGGTGGGGCAGATCTGCCTGCAACCGTGATCCCATTCCTGTTGCGCGGTGTGAACCTGCTTGGCATCGATAGCGTGATGCAGCCCTACGACAACCGCCTGCGGGCCTGGCAGCGGATCGCAACGGATCTGCCGATGGACAAGCTGGAGGCGATGGTCAAACCGGCCACGCTGTCCGATCTGCCGCAGCTGGGCGCCGATATTCTGAAGGGTCAGGTAAAGGGCCGGGTTGTTGTGGATGTAAACGCCTGA